One Brockia lithotrophica genomic region harbors:
- a CDS encoding dTDP-glucose 4,6-dehydratase gives MRILLVGSAGFIGSHLAERLLREGHEVVGVDNFSTGQRRNVRRLQSFSRFTLIEADASKPLDIEGPLDWVMHFASPASPPRYMERPVETILINGEGTRHLLDLALEKGAKFFLASTSEVYGDPLVHPQPETYWGNVNPIGPRSVYDESKRYAETLTMAYHRARGLSVRIVRIFNTYGPGMDPADGRVVSNFIVQALRGEPITVYGDGSQTRSFCYIDDLIEGIWRLMDVEYPYPVNLGNPEEYRVLELAHLVRELTGSDSPVLFQDLPEDDPQQRRPDIRLAKELLNWEPTVFVRDGIIRTIQYFRDIVFHSER, from the coding sequence TTGAGAATCCTCCTGGTCGGAAGCGCAGGGTTTATCGGAAGTCATCTGGCCGAGCGCCTCTTGCGTGAAGGGCACGAAGTCGTAGGCGTGGACAACTTCTCCACCGGACAGAGGAGGAACGTCCGGCGCCTCCAATCCTTTTCGAGGTTTACCTTGATCGAGGCCGACGCCAGCAAGCCTTTGGACATCGAAGGTCCGTTGGATTGGGTGATGCACTTCGCCTCGCCGGCATCCCCTCCCCGCTACATGGAACGCCCCGTAGAGACGATCCTCATCAACGGGGAGGGGACGAGGCACCTCCTCGACCTCGCCCTAGAAAAGGGGGCAAAGTTTTTTCTCGCATCTACGAGCGAGGTCTACGGCGATCCCCTCGTCCATCCCCAGCCGGAAACCTATTGGGGAAACGTGAACCCGATCGGTCCGCGCTCCGTCTACGACGAGAGCAAGCGCTACGCGGAAACGCTCACGATGGCGTACCACAGGGCGCGGGGTCTGTCCGTGCGCATCGTGCGGATCTTCAACACGTACGGGCCGGGGATGGACCCTGCGGACGGTCGCGTGGTGAGCAACTTCATCGTTCAGGCCCTTAGAGGCGAGCCGATTACCGTGTACGGCGACGGGAGCCAGACGCGCAGCTTTTGCTACATCGACGACCTAATTGAGGGAATCTGGCGGCTGATGGACGTGGAATATCCTTATCCTGTAAATCTGGGGAATCCGGAAGAATACCGGGTGCTCGAGCTGGCGCACCTGGTAAGAGAACTCACGGGGAGCGATTCGCCCGTCCTCTTTCAAGATCTTCCGGAGGATGACCCGCAGCAGAGGCGGCCGGACATACGGCTTGCAAAAGAGCTTCTGAATTGGGAACCCACGGTATTTGTCCGAGACGGAATCATACGTACGATTCAGTATTTTAGAGACATAGTTTTTCATTCCGAGAGGTAA
- a CDS encoding UDP-glucose dehydrogenase, whose product MFTFFQRSEVGAVDVAIVGMGYVGVTTAATLAHIGHRVYGVDIDDRRIEQLARGKAPFYEPHLDELIALNKSRMHFTTDYSEVIPRAEVVFIAVGTPSAPDGRPDLRYVEAAAREIGRNLNVDRFTLVINKSTVPIGSGNWVEAHIRRSFSEVHGEAKGRFAVASNPEFLREGSAVYDSLYPDRIVVGADEPRAREILRELYAPLVAQDFPPPEDVPRPAHVNTIPYVETDTATAELVKYAANAFLALKISFINEIAALAEKVGADIRDVAQGIGLDRRIGPSFLQAGVGWGGSCFPKDTAAILATGEEYGLRMPIVAAAREVNFAQRRKVVEKLLGELKIVKGKTIGLLGLSFKPNTDDLRDAPAYDIARELLERGAFVRAYDPVAIPRAQREWDLNVDYRKSVLDVARGADALVLVTEWKEFTELDWSAIARAMRTPVLIDGRNALPGKVVQEAGLRYVGFGVPSHSPVFEKVAEFR is encoded by the coding sequence ATGTTCACGTTTTTCCAGAGATCGGAGGTAGGAGCGGTGGACGTAGCTATCGTAGGGATGGGGTACGTCGGTGTCACGACCGCGGCGACGCTCGCCCACATCGGACATCGCGTGTACGGTGTCGACATCGACGACCGACGTATTGAACAACTCGCCCGGGGAAAGGCCCCCTTTTACGAACCTCATCTTGACGAACTCATCGCGCTCAACAAGTCGCGCATGCACTTTACGACCGACTACAGCGAGGTGATCCCCCGGGCGGAGGTGGTGTTTATCGCCGTAGGGACGCCTTCCGCACCCGACGGCAGGCCCGATCTCCGGTACGTCGAAGCGGCGGCGCGGGAAATCGGACGGAACTTGAACGTGGACCGCTTTACGCTCGTGATCAACAAGTCCACGGTTCCCATCGGCAGCGGGAATTGGGTGGAAGCGCACATTCGACGGAGCTTTTCCGAGGTACACGGGGAGGCGAAAGGACGCTTTGCCGTGGCTTCCAACCCCGAGTTTCTGCGCGAAGGATCGGCAGTATACGACAGCCTCTACCCGGACCGCATCGTCGTCGGCGCGGATGAACCCCGAGCGCGGGAAATCCTGCGCGAACTTTACGCTCCCCTCGTCGCCCAAGATTTTCCTCCGCCCGAGGATGTACCGCGTCCGGCGCACGTGAACACGATTCCCTACGTGGAAACGGACACGGCCACCGCCGAGCTCGTAAAGTACGCGGCAAACGCCTTCCTCGCGCTCAAGATCAGCTTCATCAACGAAATCGCGGCGCTGGCCGAGAAGGTCGGGGCGGACATTCGCGACGTGGCGCAAGGCATCGGCCTCGACCGGAGAATCGGACCAAGCTTCCTTCAGGCGGGTGTAGGTTGGGGCGGAAGCTGCTTTCCCAAAGATACCGCGGCGATTCTCGCCACGGGCGAAGAGTACGGCCTCAGGATGCCCATCGTCGCCGCGGCGCGCGAGGTGAACTTTGCCCAGAGACGGAAGGTCGTCGAGAAGCTTCTAGGGGAGCTCAAGATCGTCAAAGGAAAGACGATAGGCCTTTTGGGGCTTTCCTTTAAGCCAAACACGGACGACCTGCGGGACGCTCCCGCCTACGATATAGCCCGAGAACTCCTGGAAAGAGGTGCGTTCGTCCGGGCATACGATCCCGTCGCCATCCCGCGGGCGCAGAGGGAATGGGATCTCAACGTCGACTACCGCAAGAGCGTCCTGGACGTCGCCCGGGGAGCGGATGCCCTCGTCCTCGTCACGGAGTGGAAGGAGTTTACCGAACTCGATTGGTCCGCGATTGCCCGTGCGATGCGCACGCCCGTCCTCATCGACGGGCGGAATGCCCTACCGGGTAAGGTTGTGCAAGAGGCGGGCTTGCGGTACGTTGGGTTTGGCGTTCCTTCCCATTCTCCCGTCTTCGAGAAGGTGGCTGAGTTTCGTTGA
- a CDS encoding Argininosuccinate lyase, with the protein MRGSGRGGRAVHNEHEGSLDPRFTGASGKLWGGRFAKRTAEVVERYTASIPFDVRLASQDIRGSIAHVRMLARTGLLTAEEARLLEEGLREIEASIRRGEVRWTYADEDVHMWVERLLRERVGPVAGKLHTGRSRNDQVATDLHLYVRDEAARARSMLTDVRRALLDLADAHRDVVLPGYTHLQRAQPVTLAHHLLAYFWMFSRDAERLVDLDRRASWSPLGAGALAGSRFPFDRFFTAAELGLSAVYPNSLDAVSDRDFVLEFVFALSLIAVHLSRLAEELILWSSQEFAFVELDDAFATGSSMMPQKKNPDVPELLRGKTGRVVGDLVALLTVLKGLPLAYNKDLQEDKEALFDAVDTVLAGLEVTAPLLRSLSFRADAMRRAADDPLLCATDLAEALALRGVPFREAHEAVGRLVAYAFAAGKSLRDLTPEELLRHHAAFRPEDLELLSPESAVAGRKLFGGPASEAVAEQIALARRILEEEPLGRTVSDVLRAFAEGGERGGEPGR; encoded by the coding sequence GTGCGGGGATCCGGAAGAGGAGGTCGAGCGGTGCACAACGAACACGAGGGCTCCCTTGACCCCCGGTTCACAGGTGCTTCGGGAAAACTTTGGGGCGGACGTTTCGCCAAGCGCACGGCGGAAGTCGTCGAGCGCTACACCGCTTCCATCCCCTTCGACGTCCGCCTCGCTTCGCAAGACATCCGCGGATCGATTGCCCACGTGCGCATGCTCGCGCGGACCGGTCTCCTCACGGCAGAGGAGGCGCGCCTACTCGAAGAAGGACTGCGGGAGATCGAGGCCTCCATCCGGAGGGGCGAGGTCCGCTGGACCTACGCGGACGAAGACGTGCACATGTGGGTCGAACGCCTCCTCCGCGAACGCGTGGGACCCGTGGCGGGAAAGCTCCACACTGGGCGCAGCCGCAACGATCAAGTGGCGACCGACCTCCACCTCTACGTCCGCGACGAGGCCGCGCGCGCCCGCAGCATGCTCACGGACGTACGCCGTGCCCTCCTCGACCTCGCCGACGCCCACCGTGACGTCGTCCTCCCGGGCTACACGCACCTCCAGCGGGCGCAACCGGTAACGCTCGCCCACCATCTCCTCGCGTACTTCTGGATGTTTTCGCGGGATGCCGAGCGGCTCGTGGACCTCGACCGCCGGGCCTCCTGGTCGCCTCTCGGCGCGGGAGCGCTCGCGGGAAGCCGCTTCCCCTTCGACCGTTTCTTCACCGCCGCCGAACTCGGCCTCTCGGCCGTCTACCCCAACAGCCTCGACGCCGTGTCCGATCGCGACTTCGTCCTCGAATTCGTCTTCGCCCTTTCCCTCATCGCAGTTCACCTCTCCCGCCTTGCCGAGGAGCTCATCCTCTGGTCCTCCCAGGAGTTCGCCTTCGTGGAGCTCGACGACGCCTTTGCTACGGGTTCGAGTATGATGCCGCAAAAAAAGAACCCTGACGTTCCCGAACTCCTGCGCGGAAAGACGGGGCGCGTCGTCGGCGACCTCGTTGCCCTCCTCACCGTGCTCAAGGGGCTCCCCCTCGCCTACAACAAGGACCTTCAGGAGGACAAAGAAGCCCTCTTCGACGCCGTGGACACGGTCCTCGCGGGTCTCGAAGTGACCGCGCCGCTTCTCCGAAGTCTCTCCTTTCGCGCGGACGCGATGCGCCGCGCCGCCGACGATCCGCTGCTTTGCGCCACGGACCTCGCAGAGGCCCTGGCCTTGCGCGGCGTTCCTTTTCGCGAGGCGCACGAAGCCGTGGGCCGTCTCGTCGCCTACGCGTTCGCCGCCGGGAAGTCCCTGCGCGACCTCACGCCGGAGGAACTCCTCCGCCACCACGCGGCATTTCGCCCCGAAGATCTGGAGCTTTTGTCGCCCGAGTCTGCGGTCGCAGGGCGGAAGCTCTTCGGCGGCCCCGCGTCGGAGGCCGTGGCGGAGCAGATCGCTCTTGCGCGCCGGATCCTCGAGGAAGAGCCCCTCGGGCGCACCGTATCGGACGTCCTCCGCGCCTTTGCGGAGGGCGGGGAAAGGGGAGGAGAACCCGGAAGGTAG
- a CDS encoding Argininosuccinate synthase — protein MPDVPARLASARRLCILIHEYAYLFTAAKRENRRGREGEPMHGAELAGGVGSRPPGAEHAGGERPLLVLAYSGGLDTSVAIKWLEEKYGFRVVTVTLDVGEAKDLEAVRAKAIKVGAVQAVVKDVRAEFAEEYILRALWANALYQGKYPLASALSRPLIAREVVRVAREVGARAVAHGSTGKGNDQVRLELGMKALAPELQVYAPVREWGLTRDAEIEYARAHGIPVPVTQESPYSIDQNLWGRAIEAGALEDPWAAPPEDAFLWTVAPEEAPDVPEELVLTFAEGRPVALGGETMDLVTLITTLNEVGGRHGVGRIDMIEDRLVGIKSREVYEAPAALILIEAHRALEALVLPREVLHVKPVLEFAWTRLVYDGLWYSPLREAYDAFFAATQKPVTGDVRVKLYKGNIVVTGRRAAKSLYRHDLATYQTGDLFDHRAAEGFLKLWGLPTELFRSLNPVAGGTFHAQERPPFPVSEG, from the coding sequence TTGCCCGACGTCCCCGCGCGCCTTGCATCTGCGCGCCGTTTGTGTATACTTATCCATGAATACGCATATTTATTTACAGCCGCGAAACGGGAGAATCGCCGAGGAAGAGAGGGAGAGCCGATGCACGGAGCAGAGCTTGCGGGCGGTGTGGGAAGCCGACCTCCGGGGGCGGAGCACGCGGGCGGCGAACGCCCGCTCCTCGTCCTCGCGTACTCCGGAGGGCTCGACACCTCCGTGGCCATCAAGTGGTTGGAAGAAAAGTACGGCTTTCGCGTGGTCACCGTAACGCTCGACGTAGGCGAGGCCAAAGACCTCGAGGCCGTACGGGCTAAGGCGATCAAGGTCGGCGCGGTCCAAGCGGTGGTCAAGGACGTCCGCGCCGAATTCGCAGAAGAATACATCCTGCGCGCCCTCTGGGCGAACGCTCTGTACCAAGGCAAGTACCCCCTGGCGTCCGCGCTTTCGCGTCCGCTCATCGCGCGGGAGGTCGTCCGCGTTGCCCGCGAGGTCGGGGCCCGTGCCGTAGCCCACGGCTCTACGGGCAAGGGGAACGACCAGGTCCGGCTCGAGCTCGGGATGAAGGCCCTTGCCCCCGAACTCCAGGTGTACGCCCCGGTGCGGGAGTGGGGGCTCACACGCGACGCGGAAATCGAGTACGCTCGCGCCCACGGGATCCCCGTTCCGGTCACGCAGGAAAGCCCGTACTCCATCGACCAGAACCTGTGGGGACGGGCGATCGAGGCGGGGGCGCTCGAAGATCCTTGGGCGGCGCCGCCGGAAGACGCCTTTCTCTGGACCGTGGCTCCCGAGGAGGCGCCGGACGTACCGGAGGAACTCGTCCTCACCTTTGCGGAAGGACGTCCCGTGGCCCTAGGCGGCGAGACGATGGACCTCGTTACCCTCATCACGACGCTCAACGAAGTCGGGGGACGCCACGGCGTCGGCCGCATCGACATGATCGAGGACCGCCTCGTGGGGATCAAGTCGCGGGAGGTATACGAGGCGCCGGCCGCCCTCATCCTCATCGAAGCCCACCGCGCTCTGGAAGCGCTCGTCCTCCCGCGCGAGGTCCTTCACGTGAAACCGGTACTCGAATTCGCATGGACGCGCCTCGTGTACGACGGCCTCTGGTACTCCCCGCTGCGGGAGGCGTACGACGCCTTTTTTGCCGCCACGCAGAAGCCCGTGACGGGGGACGTGCGCGTAAAGCTTTACAAAGGCAACATCGTCGTCACGGGGCGCCGGGCGGCAAAGAGCCTTTACCGCCACGATCTCGCCACGTACCAGACGGGGGACCTCTTCGACCACCGGGCGGCGGAGGGCTTCCTCAAGCTCTGGGGACTTCCTACGGAACTCTTCCGCAGCCTGAACCCCGTCGCCGGCGGGACGTTCCACGCGCAGGAACGTCCTCCTTTTCCCGTTTCCGAAGGGTAA
- a CDS encoding Ornithine carbamoyltransferase: protein MPGEAGTSSVANPFYMRDVLKVSDFRAEDIRALLEEARWMKSLRRRGYLHSYLQGRTLALIFEKPSTRTRVSFEVAMLELGGHPLVLRSDELQLGRGETVEDTARVLSRYVDGILLRTHAHKTLERLAAAADVPVINGLSDLHHPTQVFADLLTLVEHFGPLGELRIAYVGDARNNVTHSWIEAAALLGLTLVVASPAEYRPDPEIWAWAEARAEESGADLRWTSDPREAVADADVIITDTWVSMGTEAEREARLARLRPYQVNEELFAFARKEAVFLHCLPAHRGEEVTDAVLDGPRSLVWDEAENRLHVHKALLRLVLTP from the coding sequence GTGCCCGGGGAAGCGGGGACGAGCTCCGTAGCCAACCCCTTCTACATGCGCGACGTACTCAAGGTCTCCGATTTTAGGGCGGAAGACATCCGCGCCCTCTTGGAGGAGGCGCGGTGGATGAAGTCCTTACGTCGCAGGGGGTACCTGCATTCTTACCTCCAGGGCCGGACGCTGGCGCTCATATTCGAAAAGCCGTCCACGCGCACGCGCGTCTCCTTCGAGGTGGCGATGCTCGAACTCGGAGGGCACCCGCTCGTCCTCCGTTCGGACGAGCTCCAGCTCGGCCGCGGAGAGACCGTGGAGGATACGGCGCGCGTCCTCTCGCGCTACGTGGACGGAATTCTCCTCCGCACGCACGCCCACAAAACTCTCGAGCGACTCGCCGCGGCGGCGGACGTCCCCGTGATCAACGGCCTGTCCGACCTTCACCACCCTACGCAGGTGTTTGCCGACCTCCTCACCCTCGTGGAACACTTCGGCCCCTTGGGCGAGCTCAGGATCGCGTACGTGGGCGATGCGCGCAACAACGTGACCCACTCGTGGATCGAGGCCGCTGCCCTTCTCGGGCTCACCCTGGTCGTCGCCTCGCCTGCGGAGTACCGGCCGGATCCCGAGATCTGGGCCTGGGCCGAAGCCCGCGCCGAGGAAAGCGGCGCCGATCTGCGATGGACTTCCGATCCGCGGGAAGCGGTGGCCGATGCCGACGTGATCATCACGGATACGTGGGTGAGCATGGGTACGGAGGCGGAACGCGAAGCGCGTCTCGCCCGCCTCCGCCCCTATCAGGTGAACGAGGAACTTTTTGCCTTCGCCCGCAAGGAGGCCGTGTTCTTGCACTGCCTGCCGGCGCACCGCGGCGAAGAGGTGACCGATGCCGTGCTCGACGGCCCGCGTTCGCTCGTCTGGGACGAGGCGGAAAACCGCCTCCACGTGCACAAGGCGCTCCTGCGCCTCGTCCTTACCCCGTAG
- a CDS encoding Phosphonate ABC transporter permease protein phnE1, which translates to MADPTRRSENVPPDALPVSLSAPPKDAGVRLRNTALFVALVGLAAYTAADTQVSLSALVQGFPYMGRLFVAFFSPDFADIARYVPALAETIQMAVAGTLIGSLLALGYAFLAARNFVTHRGALWVTRGFMNLVRTIPDLLFAALFVAVFGIGALSGILALIFFSFGIVAKLTSETIEAADMGPAEALYAAGATPAVAAVYAVLPQILPQYLSYVLYVFEINVRVSTVLGLVGAGGIGVPLKAALNLLQYDRASAILLLVFLAVLLIEWTSQYLRRRLTEGESPAAPSQLGGVFRRFRGPIAFLGVAAALVWSFWGIDLNTKGFSVGAQMAGRILAGIFRPEWSYAPELLVALWESVEIAYLGTLLAAVLALPFGFWAARNVTPAPFAAGTKVFLSAVRTFPELMLAIVFMVGVGPGAYAGILAVGVHSIGMLAKLYGEAVEAMDMGPVEALRAAGADGLGVFRWAIFPQVLPELLSYAIYRFEINMRAATVVGVVGAGGIGAPLLFALQSHAWERAGIILLGIVVLVSLTDALSGAVRRRLV; encoded by the coding sequence GTGGCTGACCCTACCCGCCGATCCGAGAACGTTCCCCCGGACGCCCTCCCGGTTTCGCTTTCTGCTCCTCCCAAAGACGCGGGGGTACGCCTGCGGAACACCGCGCTTTTCGTCGCGCTCGTCGGTCTCGCCGCGTATACCGCCGCGGACACCCAAGTTTCCCTTTCCGCCCTCGTGCAAGGATTTCCCTACATGGGGCGACTGTTCGTCGCCTTTTTCTCTCCCGACTTTGCCGACATCGCCCGCTACGTTCCCGCCCTCGCAGAGACGATCCAGATGGCCGTCGCCGGCACCCTCATCGGCTCGCTCCTCGCCTTAGGCTACGCCTTCTTGGCGGCGCGGAACTTTGTGACCCACCGGGGTGCGTTGTGGGTGACGCGCGGGTTCATGAACCTCGTCCGCACGATCCCCGACCTCCTCTTTGCCGCCCTCTTCGTCGCCGTCTTCGGCATCGGGGCCCTTTCGGGGATCCTCGCCCTCATCTTTTTCTCCTTCGGCATCGTGGCAAAGCTCACGAGCGAGACGATCGAGGCCGCGGACATGGGACCTGCGGAGGCGCTCTACGCCGCAGGCGCGACGCCCGCGGTGGCAGCGGTTTACGCCGTCCTGCCCCAGATCTTGCCCCAGTACCTCTCCTACGTCCTGTACGTGTTCGAGATCAACGTCCGCGTATCCACCGTCCTCGGGCTCGTCGGCGCCGGAGGAATCGGCGTCCCCCTCAAGGCCGCCCTGAACCTCCTGCAGTACGACCGTGCCTCGGCCATTCTCCTCCTCGTCTTCCTCGCCGTCCTCCTCATCGAGTGGACGAGCCAGTATCTTAGGCGGCGCCTCACGGAGGGCGAATCTCCTGCCGCCCCGTCTCAACTGGGAGGAGTGTTCCGTCGGTTTCGTGGCCCCATCGCCTTTCTGGGCGTCGCGGCCGCCCTCGTCTGGTCGTTTTGGGGGATCGACCTGAACACGAAAGGGTTCTCCGTGGGGGCTCAGATGGCCGGACGGATCCTTGCCGGGATTTTCCGTCCCGAGTGGTCGTACGCTCCGGAACTCCTCGTAGCCCTCTGGGAGAGCGTGGAGATCGCCTACCTGGGCACGCTCCTCGCCGCCGTCCTCGCGCTTCCTTTCGGCTTTTGGGCGGCGCGGAACGTCACGCCCGCACCCTTTGCCGCGGGGACCAAAGTATTCCTTTCCGCCGTGCGCACGTTTCCGGAACTCATGCTCGCGATCGTCTTCATGGTGGGGGTCGGTCCGGGTGCCTATGCGGGGATCCTGGCCGTCGGCGTTCACTCCATCGGCATGCTCGCCAAGCTCTACGGAGAGGCCGTGGAGGCGATGGACATGGGACCCGTGGAGGCGCTCCGGGCGGCGGGTGCCGACGGACTCGGGGTTTTTCGTTGGGCGATCTTCCCTCAGGTCTTGCCGGAGCTCCTCTCCTACGCGATCTATCGTTTCGAGATCAACATGCGCGCGGCGACCGTCGTGGGCGTCGTAGGCGCAGGGGGAATCGGAGCGCCGCTCCTCTTCGCCCTTCAGAGCCACGCCTGGGAGCGCGCGGGGATCATCCTTCTGGGAATCGTCGTCCTCGTCTCCCTGACGGATGCCCTGAGCGGCGCCGTCCGCCGGCGCCTCGTCTGA
- a CDS encoding Phosphonate ABC transporter ATP-binding protein: MPEGLSKKGGARDAREAGLLCVPEGTAWGVQAQNAPALFLGYLEGGSFPRHARRVLPGASERSWGRERRFMGTPSSREPLVVFDRVRKVYPTGAMGLDDVSVAIYPGEFVAVVGLSGAGKTTFLRAVNRLIEISAGEIFFAGRSVTRATPAELRRMRRDIGMVFQNFNLVKRLTVLQNVLAGRVAYHPTWRVLLGLFPREDVAIAMGALERVQLADKAYVRADQLSGGQQQRVAVARALAQEPRLILADEPVASLDPVTAEVIMDDLRRINREFGITVLVNLHFVDLARRYADRILGLRAGKVVFDGPVSQATDEVFEHIYGRPLTREDMRTGEVVARG; the protein is encoded by the coding sequence GTGCCCGAGGGGCTTTCGAAAAAGGGCGGCGCCCGAGATGCCCGTGAGGCGGGGCTCCTTTGCGTGCCGGAAGGAACGGCTTGGGGCGTGCAGGCGCAGAACGCGCCTGCACTTTTTTTGGGATATCTTGAAGGTGGGAGTTTTCCCCGGCATGCCCGGAGAGTTCTCCCGGGCGCTTCCGAGAGGTCATGGGGGAGGGAGAGAAGGTTTATGGGCACCCCTTCGTCGCGCGAGCCGCTCGTCGTCTTCGACCGCGTGCGCAAGGTATACCCTACGGGCGCCATGGGCTTAGACGACGTAAGCGTTGCAATCTACCCCGGAGAATTCGTCGCCGTCGTCGGGTTGAGCGGGGCGGGGAAGACGACCTTCCTCCGGGCAGTCAACCGCCTGATCGAGATCAGCGCGGGGGAGATCTTCTTTGCCGGACGTTCCGTGACGCGGGCGACCCCTGCGGAGCTCCGGCGCATGCGCCGGGACATCGGCATGGTGTTTCAAAACTTCAACCTCGTGAAGCGCCTCACGGTCCTGCAAAACGTCCTCGCGGGGCGCGTCGCCTATCACCCCACGTGGCGCGTCCTTCTGGGCCTCTTTCCCAGGGAAGACGTGGCGATCGCCATGGGAGCCCTCGAGCGCGTTCAACTCGCGGACAAGGCCTACGTACGCGCCGACCAACTCTCCGGCGGGCAGCAGCAACGCGTCGCCGTCGCCCGCGCCCTCGCCCAGGAACCGCGCCTTATCCTAGCGGACGAGCCGGTGGCGAGCCTCGACCCCGTGACCGCCGAGGTGATCATGGACGATCTGCGACGCATCAACCGCGAATTCGGGATCACCGTGCTCGTGAACCTCCACTTCGTGGACCTTGCCCGCCGCTACGCCGACCGCATCCTCGGTCTGCGGGCCGGGAAGGTCGTCTTCGACGGCCCCGTCTCTCAGGCGACGGACGAGGTGTTCGAACACATCTACGGACGCCCGCTCACGCGCGAGGACATGCGGACCGGGGAGGTCGTCGCCCGTGGCTGA
- a CDS encoding Phosphonate ABC transporter phosphate-binding periplasmic component, translating to MKRVVFFLLAAFVAVGLAACGGQGSSGKVDKLVVGFVPSQEAENLQAKAKPLADLLSQKLGVPVEVFVGTDYNGVIEAMGAKKVDIGFLNPVGYVVAKDKGYADVILLAERNGSKTYRSQFVVPKDSPIQKLEDLKGKKIAWVDPNSTSGYIYPAAMLKEKGIDPEKDVQGTFAGGHDKAIMALLRGDVDAAVSFDDARSIVAKSEPSVMEKTRILAYSPDIPNDTISVRSSLPQEWKDKIKQAFLDVAKDEQGKKVIKEIYSHDGYAEGKDSDFDVVRSTMKLMDIKLK from the coding sequence ATGAAGCGGGTTGTGTTCTTCCTCCTCGCTGCTTTTGTCGCGGTAGGTCTTGCCGCGTGCGGCGGACAGGGGAGCAGTGGTAAGGTGGACAAGCTCGTGGTCGGCTTCGTACCCTCGCAGGAGGCCGAAAACCTCCAGGCCAAGGCCAAGCCCCTTGCCGACCTGCTCAGCCAGAAGTTGGGCGTACCGGTGGAGGTCTTTGTAGGTACGGACTACAACGGCGTCATCGAGGCTATGGGCGCCAAGAAAGTAGACATCGGCTTCCTCAACCCCGTGGGGTACGTCGTGGCGAAGGACAAGGGCTATGCCGACGTAATCCTCCTCGCCGAGCGCAACGGAAGCAAGACTTACCGCTCGCAGTTCGTCGTCCCCAAGGATTCGCCGATCCAGAAGCTCGAAGACCTCAAGGGCAAGAAGATCGCCTGGGTCGACCCGAACTCCACGTCGGGGTACATTTACCCCGCGGCGATGCTCAAGGAAAAGGGCATCGATCCGGAAAAGGACGTCCAGGGCACGTTCGCCGGCGGCCACGACAAGGCGATCATGGCCCTCCTCCGGGGCGACGTCGACGCCGCGGTGAGCTTCGACGACGCGCGCTCCATCGTGGCCAAGTCGGAGCCGAGCGTCATGGAGAAGACGCGAATCCTGGCCTACTCGCCGGACATCCCCAACGATACGATTTCCGTGCGGAGTAGCCTCCCGCAGGAGTGGAAGGACAAGATCAAGCAGGCTTTCCTGGACGTTGCCAAGGACGAGCAAGGAAAGAAGGTCATCAAGGAAATCTACTCCCACGACGGCTACGCGGAGGGAAAGGACTCCGACTTCGACGTCGTGCGCTCCACCATGAAGCTCATGGACATCAAGTTGAAGTAG